CCCTTGTTCTCGATCAGCACCTGCTGGCCGAGATTGGCGCTCATCGCCTGGCCGACCAGCCGCGCGACGGTGTCGCTGGGCCCGCCGGCTGCGGCCGGGACGAGAATGGTCACGGGCTTGGTGGGGAACGCATCCTGCGCCAGGGCGAGGTGCGCGGGCGCGGCCAGCGTGGCGAGCAGGGCGCCGGTAGCGAGCATGTGGCGTATCATGGTGAACCTCCCTTATTTTCGTTGGTTCGCGTGCAGTCCTGTTAGCAAGCACGTCGTCGGATGGCACCCGGGCGGAGATCCCCTCTCCGTCCGAGCACCAGAACTGTCGCGCGGTCAGGCGTTGGCGGCCTGAATGGCCTCGATCACGCCGGCGGTGACATCCGCCGTGCGGGCGGTGCCGCCAAGGTCGGGCGTGTGGAAGCGCGTATCGCCGGTGACGCGTTCAATGGCGTTCATCAGTCGGTCAGCCGCGGGCTTCTCGCCCAGATGCTCCAGCATCATCACCGACGACCAGAAGGTGCCAACCGGATTGGCGATGCCCCTGCCGGTGATGTCGAAGGCCGAGCCGTGGATCGGCTCGAACATGGAGGGGAAATTCCTCTCGGGATTGAGATTGGCCGTCGGCGCGATGCCGAGCGAGCCAGCCAGGGCGGCGGCGAGGTCCGACAGGATGTCGGCGTGCAGATTGGTGGCGACGATGGTGTCGAGGCTCTCCGGCTTCATCACCATGCGCACGGTCATGGCATCGACCAGCATCTTGTCCCAGGTCACATCCGGGAACTCGGCGGCCACTTCGGTCGCCACGTCATCCCACATCACCATGGCATGGCGCTGGGCGTTCGACTTGGTGACGACGGTGAGATGCTTGCGCGGACGCGAGCGGGCGAGCTGGAAAGCGAAGCGGAT
Above is a window of Ancylobacter sp. WKF20 DNA encoding:
- a CDS encoding tartrate dehydrogenase, which translates into the protein MKTYKIAAIPGDGIGGEVISAGVEVLHATAAREGSFAFQFDHFDWGGEYYKRHGVMMPGNGRDLIRHHDAILFGSAGHPEIPDHITLWGLRLNICQPFDQYANVRPTRILPGITSPLRTVQGPELDWVIIRENSEGEYAGVGGRVHRGQALEVATDVAMFTRGGVERIIRFAFQLARSRPRKHLTVVTKSNAQRHAMVMWDDVATEVAAEFPDVTWDKMLVDAMTVRMVMKPESLDTIVATNLHADILSDLAAALAGSLGIAPTANLNPERNFPSMFEPIHGSAFDITGRGIANPVGTFWSSVMMLEHLGEKPAADRLMNAIERVTGDTRFHTPDLGGTARTADVTAGVIEAIQAANA